GAAAACTCGAAAAAGGAATCCGACTTGATTCGCCGGACTCTTGTCACCGAGTCCCGCTGTCACTAACTTATGGTTAAGGATTACGGACTGCATGCGGCGGACCTAGTGACCTTTAACACAATAAGTATTTCGGTTCCGAAATGATTTCGGAATGCGTTGAAGGATTCGGTTGTCCCCGAATGCGGCTAACAGGGGTAATTGACCATGAGCTGGACTGATGAACGCGTCGAACGGCTTAAGAAACTGTGGGCTGACGGACTGAGCGCAAGCCAGATCGCCGCCGAGTTGGGCGGCGTGAGCCGCAATGCCGTCATCGGCAAGGTGCATCGCCTCCATCTGCCGGGCCGGGCCAAATCGGGCGGGTCCTCGGCTTCACGCAGCAAACGCGTGGCATCGGGATCGAGAAGCAGCTACGGCTCTTCGCGCAGCACTGTCACGCGGTCTATTCCACGTACCAGCGGGGCAACTGCCCTGAAGCAGGAAGTGATTGCCGATGCAATCGCCGAGATCGACACACGGCCCGTCGAGGATGTGGTTGTCCCGATCTTCCGCAAGCTGGCGCTGACGGAGCTGACGGAAAAAACCTGCAAATGGCCGGTCGGCGATCCGCTGCAGGAGGACTTCTATTTCTGCGGCACCGACTGCGACGACAATGCGCCCTATTGCGGCTATCATTCCAAACTGGCCTTCCAGCCGGCAGCGGACCGCAAGCGCTCGCGCTGACGCATATAACAAACAAACATCGAAAACGGCCCCGGATTCTCAGGGGCCGTTTTTCTTTGTCTGTTTTTGTGTGCGGCCCAGCACTGCCGGCGCGAGGAATGTCAGGATCACAAGTCGCCAGACATGATGCGCGGCGACAAAGGTTGGGTCCGCTCCAAGGATCACCGCAACAGCTGCCATGGATTCCACACCGCCCGGCGCGAAGGCGATCAGGATCTGCGGAAACGGAAGATCGATGAACTGGACGAGCAACGCTGCGCAGGCGATCGTGACGACAAAAGCGATTGCCGTGACAACCAGCCCGGCGCCGAGGGCGCGGCGCAGGGTAGACAATGCAACGCCGGAAAACCGGGTGCCAATGAGACTGCCCATGATGGCAAAGGCCGGAATGACGGCCCATTGCGGGACGTGCCCCTCAACAAGTCCCGTCAGATGGGTGAGCGTCGAGAAGATCATGCCGCCAAGCAGCAGCGCAGCGGGAACGCGAAAGCGGTGAAGCAGGAAACCAAGGACCAGAGCACAAGCCAGGCTGACGGCCAGCCAATAAAGGTCCATCGTCGCGCCCGGCAGGCCCATGATCGACGTGTCATAGCCCATGAGGCTGACGGCAAAGGGAACAAGCAGGGTCAAGGCAAGAACGCGCGTACTTTGAATGACGCTGATTGTCGGAATGTCGCCTCGAGTCTGCGAGGAAAGGCCGAGAATATAACTGAGATGTCCCGGTGTTGACGACAGGATGGCCGTTTCCCGGCCCTGCTTCCAAAATCGCCTGAGCATGGCCGTACAGGCAAAGAATATGATGCAGATGCTGACCGCCAGGAGCACGAAGCTCAACGGCCATTGCCGCGCGGCCTCATAGACCTCCGGCGTCACGCCGGTGCCCATGGACAAGCCGATGACCACAAAACAGAGATTGCGCAGCGAAGCGGAAATCTTCAGCCGGACACTGGCGACCGAGAAGGCGGTTACGGCAAGGGCGGGACCGGTCAGCGCTGGAGCCGGAAATCCAAGGAACAGCGCCGCGGCAAGCCCGACGCCGCCGATCGCAAGCGTCAGCAGGATCGCTGCTGCATCACTGCCGGGGCGCAACATTGCTCGCTCTAGCCTCCCTCCCCGGCCCGGTCGGCGCCTTTACGCAGCCGCTGCACGTTCGACCAGATCATCGGGGCAAACAGGCAAAACAGCGCGATCAGCAAAATAGCGAATGTCAGC
This portion of the Hoeflea prorocentri genome encodes:
- a CDS encoding GcrA family cell cycle regulator; this encodes MSWTDERVERLKKLWADGLSASQIAAELGGVSRNAVIGKVHRLHLPGRAKSGGSSASRSKRVASGSRSSYGSSRSTVTRSIPRTSGATALKQEVIADAIAEIDTRPVEDVVVPIFRKLALTELTEKTCKWPVGDPLQEDFYFCGTDCDDNAPYCGYHSKLAFQPAADRKRSR
- a CDS encoding AbrB family transcriptional regulator, whose amino-acid sequence is MLRPGSDAAAILLTLAIGGVGLAAALFLGFPAPALTGPALAVTAFSVASVRLKISASLRNLCFVVIGLSMGTGVTPEVYEAARQWPLSFVLLAVSICIIFFACTAMLRRFWKQGRETAILSSTPGHLSYILGLSSQTRGDIPTISVIQSTRVLALTLLVPFAVSLMGYDTSIMGLPGATMDLYWLAVSLACALVLGFLLHRFRVPAALLLGGMIFSTLTHLTGLVEGHVPQWAVIPAFAIMGSLIGTRFSGVALSTLRRALGAGLVVTAIAFVVTIACAALLVQFIDLPFPQILIAFAPGGVESMAAVAVILGADPTFVAAHHVWRLVILTFLAPAVLGRTQKQTKKNGP